CTTATCTCTGCAGATACTCATCACCCATTCTTCCAGATTTTGTCGAGTGGTTCCACAAATTGTCCCATCGTCATCTATCCCCAGAAAGATATTTCCTCCATGGAAGTTCAAAAAAGCGACAATTTCTTTAGCCATATCAGCAGGCTGGACATCGTCCCTTTTAAACTCAACCCTTGAGTTTTCACCGTTTCGGATAATCTCCAATAATTCTGTTTTACTCATATCTTTAATCCCCTCCTTCATTTCCTTTTGCTATCATCTCTTCAAACGGCACAACATACCTTACCACTTCAACCTTCTTTTCTGGTTCTAAATTCTCTGCCGGATTCTGGATAATGTAAAGTTGTGGTTTTGTCGCGGCATT
The sequence above is drawn from the bacterium genome and encodes:
- a CDS encoding ATP-binding protein; its protein translation is MSKTELLEIIRNGENSRVEFKRDDVQPADMAKEIVAFLNFHGGNIFLGIDDDGTICGTTRQNLEEWVMSICRDK